One region of Mycolicibacterium insubricum genomic DNA includes:
- a CDS encoding NAD(P)H-quinone dehydrogenase, producing MLTRIVIIGGGPAGYEAALVAAARGPEQVQVTVVDSDGMGGACVLWDCVPSKAFIASTGVRTELRRAAGLGYDIGIEDAPITLPQINRRALTLAVSQSVDIGTQLTNAGVTIVRGRGELVDSIPGMAHHRVKVTTAEGQSGVLKADVVLIATGASPRILPAALPDGDRILTWRQLYSLRDLPEHLVIVGSGVTGAEFCNAYTELGVDVTVVASRDLILPHEDADAAAALEQVFAERGVTLVKNGRADSVVRTESGVRVTLSDGRVVDGSHALMSIGSTPNTAGLGLDRVGIELAASGHIPVDRVSRTVAAGIYAAGDCTGLLPLASVAAMQGRIAMYHALGEGVSPIRLRTVATATFTRPEIAAVGIPQRSIDDGSVPARTIMLPLTTNARAKMSLLRHGFIKIFCRPATGVVIGGVVVAPIASELILPIALAVQNRISVADLAQTLSVYPSLSGSIIEAARRLMAHDDLD from the coding sequence GTGCTTACCCGGATTGTCATCATCGGCGGTGGCCCGGCCGGCTACGAGGCCGCCTTGGTCGCCGCGGCCCGCGGGCCCGAACAGGTGCAGGTCACGGTGGTGGATTCCGACGGCATGGGCGGCGCCTGCGTGCTGTGGGACTGCGTGCCGTCCAAGGCGTTCATCGCCTCCACCGGGGTACGCACCGAACTGCGGCGCGCGGCGGGCCTGGGCTACGACATCGGCATCGAGGACGCCCCGATCACCCTGCCGCAGATCAACCGGCGGGCGTTGACCCTGGCGGTGTCGCAGTCGGTGGACATCGGCACCCAGCTGACCAACGCCGGGGTGACGATCGTGCGCGGCCGCGGCGAACTCGTCGACAGCATCCCCGGGATGGCCCATCACCGGGTGAAGGTCACCACCGCCGAGGGGCAGTCCGGGGTGCTCAAGGCCGACGTGGTGCTGATCGCCACCGGCGCAAGCCCCCGCATCCTGCCCGCCGCGTTGCCCGACGGCGACCGGATCCTGACCTGGCGCCAGCTCTACAGCCTGCGGGACCTGCCCGAGCACCTGGTGATCGTCGGGTCCGGGGTCACCGGCGCGGAATTCTGCAACGCCTACACCGAGCTCGGCGTCGACGTGACCGTGGTGGCCAGCCGTGACCTGATCCTGCCGCACGAGGACGCCGACGCCGCCGCGGCGCTCGAGCAGGTCTTCGCCGAACGCGGGGTGACCCTGGTCAAGAACGGCCGGGCCGACTCGGTGGTCCGCACCGAGTCCGGGGTGCGGGTGACGCTGTCCGACGGCCGGGTGGTCGACGGCAGCCACGCGCTGATGAGCATCGGCTCCACCCCCAACACCGCCGGGCTGGGCCTGGACCGGGTCGGCATCGAGCTGGCGGCCAGCGGACACATCCCCGTGGACCGGGTGTCGCGGACCGTCGCCGCCGGCATCTACGCCGCCGGGGACTGCACCGGGCTGCTGCCGCTGGCCTCGGTCGCCGCCATGCAGGGCCGCATCGCCATGTACCACGCGCTGGGCGAGGGGGTCAGCCCGATTCGGTTGCGCACCGTCGCCACCGCCACCTTCACCCGGCCGGAGATCGCCGCGGTCGGGATCCCGCAGCGTTCCATCGACGACGGGTCGGTGCCCGCGCGGACGATCATGCTGCCGCTGACCACCAACGCCCGCGCCAAGATGAGCCTGCTGCGGCACGGCTTCATCAAGATCTTCTGCCGCCCGGCCACCGGTGTGGTGATCGGCGGGGTGGTGGTGGCCCCGATCGCCTCCGAGTTGATCCTGCCGATCGCACTGGCTGTGCAGAACCGGATCTCGGTGGCCGACCTCGCCCAGACGCTGTCGGTGTACCCGTCGCTGTCCGGGTCGATCATCGAAGCGGCTCGGCGCCTGATGGCGCACGACGATCTGGACTAA